Proteins co-encoded in one Oreochromis aureus strain Israel breed Guangdong linkage group 3, ZZ_aureus, whole genome shotgun sequence genomic window:
- the LOC120439415 gene encoding tripartite motif-containing protein 16-like → MAQKGVQLDQEAFSCSICLDLLKDPVTIPCGHSYCMNCIKAHFDEEDRKGIHSCPQCRKTFTPRPVLEKSIMLAELVEELKKTGLQAAPADHCYAGPEDVACDVCTGRKLKAIKSCLVCVISYCEKHLQPHYDAAPLKKHKLVAPSKKLQENICSRHDEVMKIFCRTDQQSICYLCTMDEHKGHETVPAAAERTEKQKELEVRRLNIQQRIQEREKDVKLLQQEVEAINGSADKAVEDSEKMFTELIRLIQKRSSDVKQQVRSQQETEVSRVKELQEKLEQEIAELKRKDGELEQLSHTEDHNQFLHNYPSLSALSESTHSSSINIRPLRYFEDVTAAVSETRDKLQDILREEWTNISLTVTEVDVLLSPPEPKTRAGFLKYSREITLDPNTAYTHLLLSEGNRKTTFMNQQQFYFDHPDRFTGCYQVLSRESLTECCYWEVEWRGRGVCVAVAYKNISRKTGLNECFLGYNDKSWALRCDTSSYKFWHNKVQTVLSGPRSSRVGVYLDHRAGILSFYSVSETMTLLHRVQTTFTQPLYAGIRFCHSDGDTVELIKVK, encoded by the coding sequence ATGGCGCAGAAAGGAGTTCAGCTGGACCAAGAAGCCTTctcttgttccatctgtttggatctactgaaggatccagtgactattccctgtggacacagttactgcatgaactgtattaaaGCACACTTTGATGAAGAGGACAGGAAgggaatccacagctgccctcagtgcaggaAGACTTTCACACCGAGGCCTGTCCTGGAGAAAAGCATCATGTTAGCTGAGTTGgtggaggagctgaagaagactggactccaagctgctccagctgatcactgctatgctggacctgaagatgtggcctgtgatgtctgcactgggagGAAACTGAAAGCCATCAAGTCCTGTTTAGTCTGTGTGATCTCGtactgtgagaaacacctccaacctcactatgatgcagctccattaaagaaacacaagctggtggccccctccaagaagctccaggagaacatctgctctcgtcatgatgaggtgatgaagattttctgtcgtactgatcagcagagtatctgttatctctgcacaatggatgaacataaaggccatgaaacagtcccagctgcagcagaaaggactgagaagcagaaggagctcgaggtgagacgactaaacatccagcagagaatccaggagcgagagaaagatgtgaagctgcttcaacaggaggtggaggccatcaatggctctgctgataaagcagtggaggacagtgagaagatgttcactgagctgatccgtctcatccagaaaagaagctctgatgtgaagcagcaggtcagatcccagcaggaaactgaagtgagtcgagtcaaagagcttcaggagaagctggagcaggagatcgctgagctgaagaggaaagacggcgagctggagcagctctcacacacagaggatcacaaccagtttctacacaactacccctcactgtcagcactcagtgagtctacacactcatccagcatcaatattcgtcctctgaggtactttgaggatgtgacagcagctgtgtcagagaccagagataaactacaggacattctgagagaggaatggacaaacatctcactgacagtcactgaagtggatgttttactgtcaccaccagagccaaagaccagagctggattcttaaaatattcacgtgaaatcacactggatccaaacacagcatacacacatctgttattatctgaggggaacagaaaaacaacatttatgAACCAACAACAATTTTATtttgatcatccagacagattcactGGATGTTATCAGGTTttgagtagagagagtctgactgaatgttgttactgggaggtggagtggagaggaagaggagtttGTGTAGCAGTTGCATACAAGAATATCAGCAGAAAAACTGGCCTAAATGAATGTTTTCTTGGATACAATGACAAATCTTGGGCATTACGTTGTGACACAAGCAGTTATAAATTTTGGCACAACAAAGTCCAAACTGTCCTCTCAGGTCCTCGgtcctccagagtaggagtgtacctggatcacagagcaggtattctgtctttctacagcgtctctgaaaccatgactctcctccacagagtccagaccacattcactcagccgctctatgctggaATTCGGTTTTGTCACTCTGA